The DNA segment ACCAGCTATCGCGATCAGTTCAAGCAGGAAATCAGCAGCGGCGGCATTGACGGACTGATCAAGTCCCTGCAGGCAAAAAATCAGGCGCCTGTCGCCACGGTCAAGAAATGATCGAAGTTTCGGCAGAGTTGGCCAGGGTCAACAGTGCGATGACCCTGACCGGCGCAAAGGCCTTATTTGAAGAAGGCGCCAGGCTCATTGCCGGTCCGGTGACGGCTTTCGATCTTGCCGCGGTAACGGAAGTGGATTCCTCCGGTCTTGCCATCGTGTTCGGCTGGCTGCGCGAGGCGCAAAGACTGGGCAAGACGCTCCGCATCGTTAACCTTCCACAAAACCTTTCCAGCCTCGCCCAGGTTTACGGCGTCAGTGACCTGCTGCCCGCAAGCTGAATCAGGCTCCCGTCGTCGCGGTAGCTGAACAGGCCCCGATGCCGCCGGCCATTCGAATCAGCCAGGTGACAAAGCGCTACGGACAGCTCCTGGCGCTCGATCAAATCGATCTTGAGATCCGGCAGGGCGAGTTTTTCGGCCTGCTTGGCCCCAACGGCGCCGGCAAGACCACCTTGATTTCATCGATTGCCGGTTTGGTGAAACCGGACGGCGGCCGCATTGTCGTCATGGGCCATGATGTCCAATCCGATTACCGCAATTCGCGGCGCCTGCTCGGCGTGGTACCGCAGGAAATCGTTTTCGATCCCTTCTTTACGGTGCGTGAAACGCTGCAGTTCCAGTCAGGTTACTACGGCATTCGCAAGAATGACGTCTGGATCGACGAAATTCTCGCCAACCTCGATCTCGACGCCAAGGCCAATGCCAATATGCGCAGCCTTTCCGGCGGCATGAAGCGGCGCGTGCTGGTGGCGCAGGCGCTGGTGCATCGGCCGCCGGTGATCGTGCTCGACGAGCCGACGGCGGGCGTCGATGTCGAGTTGCGCCAAACGCTGTGGAAGTTCATCCGCCGCCTCAACGAGGATGGCCATACCATTGTGCTGACGACGCACTATCTCGAAGAAGCCGAGAGCCAGTGCGGCCGCATCGCCATGCTCAAGGCGGGGTATCTGATCGCGCTGGATTCCACTTCCGCGCTGCTGCGGCGATTTTCCTCGCACCTGCTCAGTTTGCGCCTGCGCCCGGGCGATGTCCTGCCGGAACGCATTGCACAGCACGCGCGACAGAATGGCACGCAATGGCAACTGCAATGCGAGCATATTGAGGAAGTGGAAAACGTGCTGGCGGAACTGCGCGCCGCCGGCTGCGTGATCGAAGACATGGAAATCGGCAAGCCCGATCTGGAAGATGTATTTGTCAAGCTCATGCATTCCGGCGAGGTGGTGACATGAGCGCCGCCCGCTGGGCCGTCCCAAGGGCGGTGCAGCCAAGCATAGGGAGCGGGCGCAGCCCGCGAACCGCCGTCACCCGCTTGCTCGGGAAGGGGGATGGGGGAAAGGTGCTCCAATGACGAGTTTTCTGACGCTGCTAAAAAAGGAAGTGCTGCGTTTCTGGAAGGTGGGTTATCAGACCGTCGCTGCGCCGGCGCTGACCTCCTTGCTCTATCAACTTATTTTTTCCCACGTGCTGTCCGATCACGTGAAGGTTTACGGTTCGCTGTCTTACACCTCCTTCCTGATTCCCGGCCTGGTGATGATGTCGGTGTTGCAGAATGCCTTTGCCAATTCCTCGTCCTCGATCATCCAGTCCAAGGTGACGGGTAGCCTCATATTCGTCCTCCTGCCGCCTATTTCCTATGTTGCGTTTTATGCAGCCTATGTGCTCGCTTCAGTGGTGCGCGGCTTTGTAGTTGGCATTTTCGTGCTCGCCGTCTCATTGTGGTTCTCGCCGCTGGACTTCGTCGCCCCGCTCTGGATTTTGATATTCATGGTGCTGGGCGGCGCGTTAATGGGCACGCTCGGCCTCATTGGCGGGTTGTGGGCGGACAAGTTCGACCAGCTTGCCGCTTTCCAGAATTTCCTCATCCTGCCGCTC comes from the Georgfuchsia toluolica genome and includes:
- a CDS encoding ABC transporter ATP-binding protein; translation: MPPAIRISQVTKRYGQLLALDQIDLEIRQGEFFGLLGPNGAGKTTLISSIAGLVKPDGGRIVVMGHDVQSDYRNSRRLLGVVPQEIVFDPFFTVRETLQFQSGYYGIRKNDVWIDEILANLDLDAKANANMRSLSGGMKRRVLVAQALVHRPPVIVLDEPTAGVDVELRQTLWKFIRRLNEDGHTIVLTTHYLEEAESQCGRIAMLKAGYLIALDSTSALLRRFSSHLLSLRLRPGDVLPERIAQHARQNGTQWQLQCEHIEEVENVLAELRAAGCVIEDMEIGKPDLEDVFVKLMHSGEVVT
- a CDS encoding ABC transporter permease, translating into MTSFLTLLKKEVLRFWKVGYQTVAAPALTSLLYQLIFSHVLSDHVKVYGSLSYTSFLIPGLVMMSVLQNAFANSSSSIIQSKVTGSLIFVLLPPISYVAFYAAYVLASVVRGFVVGIFVLAVSLWFSPLDFVAPLWILIFMVLGGALMGTLGLIGGLWADKFDQLAAFQNFLILPLTFLSGVFYSIHSLSEFWQQVSGYNPVLYMIDGFRYGFFGVSDIPPWRSLLVVLACYLVLAAIALNLLKRGYKIRN
- a CDS encoding STAS domain-containing protein, whose protein sequence is MIEVSAELARVNSAMTLTGAKALFEEGARLIAGPVTAFDLAAVTEVDSSGLAIVFGWLREAQRLGKTLRIVNLPQNLSSLAQVYGVSDLLPAS